From the Cryptomeria japonica chromosome 2, Sugi_1.0, whole genome shotgun sequence genome, one window contains:
- the LOC131049761 gene encoding polyadenylate-binding protein-interacting protein 7 isoform X2, translating into MQGGSPCAPLSPVSILVQKMSSSTKGVSNTKQTVLNPNAAEFIPSSFRSASSSSKNFHASKPEAGESYGKAVLDRTESATSNNSDDETRQYWRYRLPDDITPDFVDDLLQDSESSLAATPAGLDYSSGSKAMNLMESGQLAYDNLSHRIDPSYSNGDQGLMDNNGINPVELLSTEFPGFAAESLAGIYLASGGDLSLTMEMLTQLEIQEDTGPHNSFAAKSSSAPNLTSMDFPALSSVEMLNGLSQYTEDDVQLSANTYRKGEANKLFFSGSNTNGNSISATDFAAIVRKNASENSGQWKYDRNGTMDVNLGSGRNSQASAGSFAANNRVMDVDRIRSSTNLRQTPQLWLETGDAVANIYSDLREEARDHARVRNAYFEQARQAFIIGNKALAKELSTKGQWHNGLMKAAHEKAAEAIYRQRNQATAHLQNLPQGQGQLIDLHGLHVSEAIHVLKAELAVLRSTVRSSGQRQQVLICVGTGHHTKGSRTPARLPIAIEKYLLEDEHLDYAEPQPGMLQVVIY; encoded by the exons GATCTGCTTCTAGCAGTTCAAAGAACTTTCATGCATCCAAGCCCGAAGCTGGAGAGAGCTATGGTAAAGCTGTCTTAGACAGGACTGAATCCGCAACTTCAAACAACTCTGACGATGAGACTCGCCAATACTGGCGTTATCGACTTCCTGATGACATTACACCTGATTTTGTGGACGATTTATTGCaagactcagagagttctttagcAGCAACTCCTGCTGGTCTTGATTATTCATCAGGATCCAAGGCTATGAATTTAATGGAAAGTGGGCAGTTAGCTTATGACAATCTGTCTCATAGGATTGATCCCAGTTATTCTAATG GAGACCAAGGACTTATGGACAACAATGGAATCAATCCTGTGGAGCTTCTTTCAACAGAATTCCCTGGATTTGCAGCTGAGAGCCTGGCAGGCATTTACCTTGCAAGCGGAGGTGACTTAAGCTTGACAATGGAGATGCTTACTCAACTTGAG ATTCAAGAAGACACCGGTCCACATAACTCCTTTGCTGCAAAGTCATCTTCTGCCCCAAATCTTACTAGCATGGACTTTCCTGCCCTGTCCAGTGTAGAAATGTTGAATGGTTTGTCACAATATACAGAAGATGATGTCCAACTGTCCGCAAATACATACAGAAAAGGGGAGGCAAATAAGTTATTCTTTAGTGGGTCTAATACTAATGGCAATTCTATATCTGCCACTGATTTTGCTGCAATAGTTAGAAAAAATGCATCTGAGAATTCAGGACAGTGGAAATATGACAGAAATGGTACAATGGATGTCAATCTGGGATCAGGTAGAAACTCTCAAGCCTCAGCAGGATCATTTGCAGCAAATAACAGAGTAATGGATGTAGATAGGATACGAAGTTCTACTAACTTAAGGCAAACTCCACAACTGTGGCTTGAAACTGGAGATGCAGTGG CAAATATATATTCAGATCTGAGAGAGGAAGCTCGAGACCATGCCCGTGTTCGAAATGCATACTTTGAGCAG GCCAGACAAGCATTTATCATAGGCAATAAAGCCCTTGCAAAAGAATTGAGTACCAAAGGCCAGTGGCACAATGGACTGATGAAAGCTGCACATGAGAAAGCTGCAGAAGCAATATATCGACAGAG GAACCAAGCAACTGCCCATCTTCAAAATTTACCGCAGGGACAAGGACAATTGATTGATCTTCATGGCCTTCATGTGAGTGAGGCTATACATGTGTTAAAGGCTGAACTTGCTGTTCTTCGTAGTACGGTAAGATCTTCCGGTCAGCGTCAACAGGTTTTGATATGTGTAGGGACTGGTCACCACACCAAAGGATCTCGTACACCAGCAAGGCTGCCTATTGCAATTGAAAAGTATCTCTTAGAAGATGAACATCTTGATTATGCTGAACCTCAACCAGGAATGCTGCAAGTTGTAATATACTGA
- the LOC131049761 gene encoding polyadenylate-binding protein-interacting protein 7 isoform X1, which translates to MQGGSPCAPLSPVSILVQKMSSSTKGVSNTKQTVLNPNAAEFIPSSFRSASSSSKNFHASKPEAGESYGKAVLDRTESATSNNSDDETRQYWRYRLPDDITPDFVDDLLQDSESSLAATPAGLDYSSGSKAMNLMESGQLAYDNLSHRIDPSYSNGKSRFVFSEHGEGKYASGMSASSAWDQQSMGHEQQLVKTVDGYVAADECNLGFLNELVGDQGLMDNNGINPVELLSTEFPGFAAESLAGIYLASGGDLSLTMEMLTQLEIQEDTGPHNSFAAKSSSAPNLTSMDFPALSSVEMLNGLSQYTEDDVQLSANTYRKGEANKLFFSGSNTNGNSISATDFAAIVRKNASENSGQWKYDRNGTMDVNLGSGRNSQASAGSFAANNRVMDVDRIRSSTNLRQTPQLWLETGDAVANIYSDLREEARDHARVRNAYFEQARQAFIIGNKALAKELSTKGQWHNGLMKAAHEKAAEAIYRQRNQATAHLQNLPQGQGQLIDLHGLHVSEAIHVLKAELAVLRSTVRSSGQRQQVLICVGTGHHTKGSRTPARLPIAIEKYLLEDEHLDYAEPQPGMLQVVIY; encoded by the exons GATCTGCTTCTAGCAGTTCAAAGAACTTTCATGCATCCAAGCCCGAAGCTGGAGAGAGCTATGGTAAAGCTGTCTTAGACAGGACTGAATCCGCAACTTCAAACAACTCTGACGATGAGACTCGCCAATACTGGCGTTATCGACTTCCTGATGACATTACACCTGATTTTGTGGACGATTTATTGCaagactcagagagttctttagcAGCAACTCCTGCTGGTCTTGATTATTCATCAGGATCCAAGGCTATGAATTTAATGGAAAGTGGGCAGTTAGCTTATGACAATCTGTCTCATAGGATTGATCCCAGTTATTCTAATGGTAAGTCAAGGTTTGTTTTTTCTGAGCATGGAGAAGGAAAATATGCTAGTGGAATGTCTGCTTCTAGTGCTTGGGATCAACAATCTATGGGTCATGAACAGCAGCTGGTAAAAACCGTAGATGGATATGTTGCAGCTGATGAATGTAATCTTGGCTTTTTGAATGAATTGGTAGGAGACCAAGGACTTATGGACAACAATGGAATCAATCCTGTGGAGCTTCTTTCAACAGAATTCCCTGGATTTGCAGCTGAGAGCCTGGCAGGCATTTACCTTGCAAGCGGAGGTGACTTAAGCTTGACAATGGAGATGCTTACTCAACTTGAG ATTCAAGAAGACACCGGTCCACATAACTCCTTTGCTGCAAAGTCATCTTCTGCCCCAAATCTTACTAGCATGGACTTTCCTGCCCTGTCCAGTGTAGAAATGTTGAATGGTTTGTCACAATATACAGAAGATGATGTCCAACTGTCCGCAAATACATACAGAAAAGGGGAGGCAAATAAGTTATTCTTTAGTGGGTCTAATACTAATGGCAATTCTATATCTGCCACTGATTTTGCTGCAATAGTTAGAAAAAATGCATCTGAGAATTCAGGACAGTGGAAATATGACAGAAATGGTACAATGGATGTCAATCTGGGATCAGGTAGAAACTCTCAAGCCTCAGCAGGATCATTTGCAGCAAATAACAGAGTAATGGATGTAGATAGGATACGAAGTTCTACTAACTTAAGGCAAACTCCACAACTGTGGCTTGAAACTGGAGATGCAGTGG CAAATATATATTCAGATCTGAGAGAGGAAGCTCGAGACCATGCCCGTGTTCGAAATGCATACTTTGAGCAG GCCAGACAAGCATTTATCATAGGCAATAAAGCCCTTGCAAAAGAATTGAGTACCAAAGGCCAGTGGCACAATGGACTGATGAAAGCTGCACATGAGAAAGCTGCAGAAGCAATATATCGACAGAG GAACCAAGCAACTGCCCATCTTCAAAATTTACCGCAGGGACAAGGACAATTGATTGATCTTCATGGCCTTCATGTGAGTGAGGCTATACATGTGTTAAAGGCTGAACTTGCTGTTCTTCGTAGTACGGTAAGATCTTCCGGTCAGCGTCAACAGGTTTTGATATGTGTAGGGACTGGTCACCACACCAAAGGATCTCGTACACCAGCAAGGCTGCCTATTGCAATTGAAAAGTATCTCTTAGAAGATGAACATCTTGATTATGCTGAACCTCAACCAGGAATGCTGCAAGTTGTAATATACTGA